Sequence from the Malaciobacter pacificus genome:
AATTAATAAAATTTTTAATCTATCCAAATTTGAAGCTATCCAATATGGAAAAATCTTTTCTAGCCAAGTATCTCCATGGGTAAAATATCTTTGAGCCTCTTCATTTATAGGAATAGTTATACCACTAAGAGTTGGGAATTCATTTTCTTTTTCAAACATTCCTTTTTGAGAGTGTGCTTCTTTTACTTTTTTTATAAAAATTCTAATTAGTTCATCAGAAAATTCATTATGTGTTACTAGTAATGCAGTAGTTGCTAATAGTCTTTTATCTTCATTTGGTAAATTTTTATGAAGATTTACTGTTCCTTCATATAAGTTGACACTATTTAAGTAAGTAAATTTTTTACTATAAGCATTTGCTCTTCTAAATGAAAATAGATTTATATCTTTATTTTGTAATAACTCTTTTAAAATTTTATTATTTGAAGAAGTGACCAAAAACATTGCATCTATCTTTCCTGAAATTAATGCTTCTTTAGCTTCTATTGTGTTAAGGTTTAAAAGCTTACTATTTTCATTATTAATACCATTTGTTTTTAAAACTTCTAAGCTTAAATCTTCAGTGCCACTTTTAGCTTCACCAATAGAAATTTTTTTACCATTTAAATCTTTAATATATTCTACATCATGTAATTTTTTATTATAAAATATCCATAGTGGTTCATTGTATACTGATGCTAAGGCTTCAATATTTGAAGAGTTCTTTATACTACCATTTTGAACAAAAGCAATATCAACTTTATTTGATTGTATTAATTCTAGATTTTCTATAGAACCACTTGTATTTATGATATTTACTTTTACTTTCTCTTTTTCTAATAATTCTTTATATTTTAGTGCTGTTTCATAATATTGACCTGATTTTGAACCAGTTGCTATGGTAATCTCTTTTTTAGGACTAGGTTGTATAAATTGAGCAGTAATATAAAATAGAATTAC
This genomic interval carries:
- a CDS encoding TAXI family TRAP transporter solute-binding subunit, which translates into the protein MKNKFLNVTLLMIIIGVILFYITAQFIQPSPKKEITIATGSKSGQYYETALKYKELLEKEKVKVNIINTSGSIENLELIQSNKVDIAFVQNGSIKNSSNIEALASVYNEPLWIFYNKKLHDVEYIKDLNGKKISIGEAKSGTEDLSLEVLKTNGINNENSKLLNLNTIEAKEALISGKIDAMFLVTSSNNKILKELLQNKDINLFSFRRANAYSKKFTYLNSVNLYEGTVNLHKNLPNEDKRLLATTALLVTHNEFSDELIRIFIKKVKEAHSQKGMFEKENEFPTLSGITIPINEEAQRYFTHGDTWLEKIFPYWIASNLDRLKILLIPLITLMIPIFKGIFPLYRWSIRSKIYRWYDELQALDLSLEGLSKEELKDKLNDLEKLKKEIKDETKVPLAYMGEYYDLIMHIELIISKSNIRIQSE